One window of the Methanocaldococcus vulcanius M7 genome contains the following:
- the cbiQ gene encoding cobalt ECF transporter T component CbiQ, giving the protein MDNKLFDKTIEHVIKYLNESIFFEKYTKSEGLLQSLESRVKIISLVIFIVGSVLSKHILTLLIFNAIALLLAYLSNIPMYQYLKRVYVFIPIFAGLIAIPVMFNIMTPGKDLIVLLNNPHISITYEGVKYAITFTLRVATCVSFAVLIPITTQWNKVTSAMHKLGIPEVVITITNLAYRYIFLLLNFILDMMYSRKSRAIKKLGMVESWKEAGKAIGALFIKTYQMGEETYYAMLSRGYTGEIKHIYMEKITSKDILFLASSIIITILLVLFDRGVV; this is encoded by the coding sequence ATGGACAACAAACTGTTTGATAAAACAATAGAACATGTAATAAAGTATCTGAATGAAAGCATATTTTTCGAAAAATATACTAAGAGTGAGGGTCTTTTGCAGAGTTTAGAGAGTAGAGTAAAGATCATATCCCTTGTTATTTTTATAGTTGGGAGTGTTTTATCTAAACATATTCTAACCCTGCTGATCTTCAATGCTATTGCACTACTTCTTGCATACCTTTCTAATATTCCAATGTATCAATATTTGAAAAGAGTTTATGTCTTCATTCCGATCTTTGCAGGGCTTATTGCAATTCCTGTAATGTTTAACATCATGACTCCTGGAAAAGATCTCATTGTTTTGTTAAACAATCCTCACATATCTATAACTTATGAAGGTGTTAAATATGCAATAACCTTCACCCTCAGAGTAGCAACCTGTGTATCCTTTGCTGTGCTAATTCCAATAACAACTCAGTGGAATAAAGTTACCTCAGCAATGCATAAGTTGGGAATCCCAGAGGTCGTGATCACAATCACAAATCTTGCATATCGATACATATTCCTACTATTAAATTTCATCTTAGATATGATGTATTCACGAAAATCACGAGCAATAAAAAAGCTTGGAATGGTAGAAAGTTGGAAAGAAGCAGGAAAAGCTATCGGTGCTTTATTTATAAAAACGTATCAAATGGGAGAAGAAACATACTACGCAATGCTTTCAAGAGGGTATACGGGAGAAATAAAACACATATATATGGAAAAGATCACGTCAAAGGATATTTTGTTTTTAGCATCCTCCATAATAATCACAATACTATTAGTATTATTTGATAGAGGGGTAGTATGA
- a CDS encoding PDGLE domain-containing protein produces the protein MNWQDPLVKKFLYVIIAMIILCPLGILLVWNYGDAWGEWDPQELAEKVGESKVSGMLHLADIWNHALLPDYDVPGWDDPFHASIGYIISAIVGVILCVGAYYALIKFVNPRATTG, from the coding sequence ATGAATTGGCAAGATCCTCTTGTTAAAAAGTTCCTATATGTGATTATTGCAATGATCATCTTATGTCCTCTCGGTATTTTGCTTGTTTGGAATTATGGGGATGCTTGGGGAGAATGGGATCCTCAGGAATTGGCGGAAAAAGTAGGAGAAAGTAAAGTCAGTGGAATGCTCCACTTAGCAGATATTTGGAATCATGCTTTACTTCCTGATTACGATGTCCCTGGATGGGACGATCCATTCCACGCTTCAATTGGATATATAATCTCTGCAATTGTTGGAGTTATACTCTGTGTTGGAGCATACTATGCCCTTATAAAGTTTGTAAATCCGAGAGCTACAACAGGATAA
- the cbiM gene encoding cobalt transporter CbiM yields MHIPDGYLGPITCAFFYLIMIPIWYKGIKELKKLDPRKLPLLGVLTAFAFLVMMFNLPVPDGTTAHMVGGTLIAILMDNPWVATIAISIVLVIQAIFFGDGGITCIGANCFNMGVVLPFVGYYVYKFLRDKVGEVIASGIGAYVGIVTAAICAGFEFGLQPFIEPGYCPYPFTVSVPAMAIAHLLTAGPAAAVVTAIVVWYVRKVRPDLFTSKEQQVSGVNA; encoded by the coding sequence ATGCACATACCAGATGGCTACCTTGGGCCAATAACATGTGCCTTCTTCTACTTGATAATGATACCAATTTGGTATAAAGGGATTAAAGAGTTAAAAAAATTAGATCCAAGAAAACTACCACTATTAGGTGTGTTAACTGCATTTGCATTTTTGGTTATGATGTTCAACCTACCAGTTCCTGATGGGACAACTGCTCACATGGTTGGTGGAACATTAATTGCAATCTTAATGGACAACCCATGGGTTGCAACGATAGCAATCTCAATAGTGTTGGTTATTCAGGCAATATTCTTCGGAGATGGAGGAATTACTTGTATTGGAGCCAACTGTTTCAATATGGGAGTTGTTTTGCCGTTTGTAGGTTATTATGTTTACAAGTTCTTAAGAGATAAGGTTGGAGAGGTTATTGCAAGTGGTATCGGGGCTTATGTTGGAATTGTTACCGCAGCAATCTGTGCAGGGTTTGAATTTGGATTACAGCCATTTATAGAACCAGGATACTGTCCTTACCCATTTACCGTCTCAGTTCCGGCCATGGCTATTGCTCATTTACTAACGGCAGGTCCTGCAGCAGCGGTAGTAACTGCAATAGTTGTATGGTATGTCAGAAAAGTTAGACCAGATCTATTTACATCAAAAGAACAGCAAGTTAGTGGGGTGAATGCATGA
- a CDS encoding FAD-dependent oxidoreductase — MRVVIIGSGAAGLTTASTIRKYNKDIEIVVITKEREIAYSPCAIPYVIEGTIKSFDDIVMHTPADYKKERNIDIITETAVVDVDSKNNKIKCIDKNGNEFGMDYDYLVLATGAEPFIPPIEGKDLKGVFKVRSIEDGRNILKYIEEEKCNKAVVVGAGAIGLEMAYGLKCRGLDVLVVEMAPQVLPRFLDPDMAERVQKYLEKEGIKIILSKPLEKIIGEEKVEAVCVGDQVYEADMVIMATGVRPNIELAKKAGCKIGKFAIEVNEKMQTSIPNIYAVGDCVEVVDFITGEKTLSPFGTTAVRQGKVAGKNIAGIDAKFYPVLNSAVSKIGELEIGGTGLTAFSANLKRIPIVIGRAKGLTRARYYPGGKEIEIKMIFSENGTVFGCQIVGGERVAERIDAMSIAIFKKVNAEEIANMEFCYAPPVSMVNEPLSLAAEDALKKLH; from the coding sequence ATGAGAGTTGTGATAATTGGAAGTGGAGCAGCCGGATTAACCACCGCATCAACGATTAGAAAGTATAATAAAGATATTGAAATAGTAGTGATAACAAAAGAAAGAGAGATAGCTTATTCTCCATGTGCAATTCCTTACGTTATTGAAGGAACAATAAAGAGTTTTGATGATATAGTTATGCACACACCAGCGGATTATAAAAAAGAGAGAAATATTGATATAATTACTGAAACTGCTGTTGTAGATGTTGATTCAAAGAATAACAAAATAAAGTGCATAGATAAGAATGGAAATGAGTTTGGGATGGATTATGATTATTTAGTTTTGGCAACGGGAGCAGAGCCCTTCATTCCTCCAATTGAGGGAAAAGACCTAAAAGGAGTTTTTAAAGTTAGAAGTATAGAAGATGGAAGAAATATATTAAAATATATTGAAGAAGAGAAGTGTAATAAGGCAGTAGTTGTTGGAGCAGGAGCTATTGGTTTGGAAATGGCTTATGGTTTAAAATGTAGAGGTTTGGATGTTTTAGTAGTAGAGATGGCTCCGCAGGTGTTGCCAAGATTTTTAGATCCTGATATGGCTGAGAGGGTTCAAAAATACTTAGAAAAAGAAGGAATTAAAATTATATTGTCCAAACCTTTGGAAAAAATCATTGGAGAAGAAAAAGTAGAAGCGGTCTGTGTAGGAGATCAAGTTTATGAGGCAGATATGGTCATTATGGCAACTGGTGTAAGGCCAAATATTGAGTTAGCTAAAAAAGCCGGCTGTAAAATTGGAAAATTTGCAATAGAGGTTAATGAAAAGATGCAAACATCCATTCCAAATATATACGCTGTTGGGGATTGTGTTGAGGTTGTTGACTTTATAACTGGAGAAAAAACATTATCTCCTTTCGGAACAACTGCTGTAAGACAGGGAAAAGTTGCAGGTAAGAATATCGCTGGAATAGATGCAAAATTCTACCCAGTATTAAATTCAGCAGTTAGCAAGATAGGAGAGTTGGAAATAGGTGGAACAGGTTTAACCGCTTTCTCTGCAAATTTAAAGAGGATTCCGATTGTTATAGGGAGAGCTAAAGGTCTTACAAGGGCAAGATACTATCCGGGTGGAAAAGAAATCGAGATAAAAATGATATTCAGCGAGAATGGAACTGTCTTTGGATGTCAAATTGTAGGTGGAGAAAGAGTTGCTGAAAGAATAGATGCAATGTCAATAGCAATATTTAAAAAAGTTAATGCTGAGGAAATTGCAAATATGGAGTTCTGCTACGCTCCTCCCGTCTCAATGGTTAATGAGCCGCTTTCTCTTGCTGCTGAGGATGCATTAAAGAAACTACATTAA
- the truA gene encoding tRNA pseudouridine(38-40) synthase TruA gives MYILKIAYDGRYSFQTQPHRNTVCDKVLNTLDEIDLLERRKIIYCGGRTDKGVSALGNFIVVELKKEPSPSYINAKLKNEGIWVLGYREIEKIPEVRYRHYRYILPNMGYDVEAIKRGASILTGTHSFHNLSKKDRTKDRSPIRTIFKIDVSENEFYITLDIFGKSFLWNMVRKMVGALDLVGRGERPVNWIEKLLREDHKEGVPTFPPDGLILVEANVDVDYIYEPYSMKKFKEYWTDLFKLKVMKMGIAKTMMNFDV, from the coding sequence GTGTATATTTTAAAAATTGCTTACGATGGAAGGTATAGTTTTCAAACACAGCCACATAGAAATACTGTTTGTGATAAGGTTTTAAACACTTTGGACGAGATTGATCTGCTGGAAAGAAGAAAAATCATTTATTGTGGGGGAAGGACAGACAAGGGTGTTTCTGCGCTCGGAAATTTCATTGTAGTAGAATTAAAAAAAGAACCAAGTCCTTCATACATAAATGCAAAATTGAAGAATGAGGGGATTTGGGTTTTAGGTTATAGGGAGATAGAGAAAATTCCGGAAGTGAGATATAGACATTATAGATATATCCTTCCAAATATGGGGTATGATGTTGAAGCCATAAAGAGGGGGGCAAGTATTTTGACAGGAACACATTCTTTTCATAATTTATCAAAAAAAGATAGAACAAAAGACAGAAGCCCAATTAGAACGATATTTAAAATAGATGTCTCTGAGAACGAATTTTATATAACACTCGATATATTTGGGAAAAGTTTTCTCTGGAATATGGTTAGGAAGATGGTCGGAGCTTTGGATCTTGTAGGTAGAGGAGAGAGGCCAGTTAATTGGATTGAGAAACTATTACGAGAGGATCATAAGGAGGGTGTTCCTACGTTTCCTCCAGATGGGTTAATATTGGTTGAAGCTAATGTGGATGTGGATTATATTTATGAGCCATACTCTATGAAAAAATTTAAAGAATATTGGACAGATCTTTTTAAGTTAAAGGTTATGAAAATGGGAATCGCTAAAACAATGATGAATTTTGATGTGTAG
- the bioD gene encoding dethiobiotin synthase has translation MIFITGTDTNVGKTYVSSILAKELSKKVKVGYLKPIETGGREDTLTLKKMLKNDDDLDLMNPINLKLPLSPNIAFDVENYQLTLDEIKRKILQSYNILKRKYEFLIVEGAGGVCVPIKDNFLMSDLIKLLNLDAVIVSRPNLGTINHTLLTIEHLRNKGINIRGVIINCMTDLNEVLHYEKTFETIEKFGNVEIIGIVKNNGDYDINFKKILK, from the coding sequence GTGATCTTCATAACAGGAACTGATACAAACGTTGGAAAAACCTACGTCTCTTCAATATTAGCCAAAGAGTTAAGTAAAAAGGTTAAAGTTGGATATTTAAAACCAATCGAAACAGGAGGTAGAGAAGATACGTTAACTTTGAAAAAAATGTTAAAAAACGATGATGACTTAGATCTAATGAATCCAATTAACTTAAAACTTCCTCTCTCTCCAAATATTGCCTTTGATGTTGAAAACTATCAGCTAACGTTAGATGAAATAAAAAGAAAAATACTACAATCATACAACATATTAAAGAGAAAATATGAGTTTTTAATTGTTGAAGGTGCTGGAGGAGTTTGTGTTCCTATAAAAGACAACTTTTTAATGAGTGATTTAATAAAACTTTTAAATTTAGATGCAGTTATTGTCTCAAGGCCAAATTTAGGAACTATAAATCACACCCTCCTTACTATTGAACATCTAAGGAATAAAGGGATAAATATTAGAGGAGTTATCATCAACTGCATGACAGATCTTAACGAAGTTCTACACTACGAAAAAACTTTCGAAACCATTGAAAAATTTGGAAACGTGGAAATAATCGGCATTGTGAAAAATAATGGAGATTACGATATTAACTTTAAAAAGATCTTAAAATAA
- a CDS encoding energy-coupling factor ABC transporter ATP-binding protein — protein sequence MKEIYKVVDVSYKYPNGSTALENVNLNIYKNEIVAILGPNGAGKTTLLKIMNGLVFPSSGEIYFEGKKLTDEILRNKELMKEFRRKVGFVFQNPDVMLFNPTVWEEVAFSPLHLYSKEKAIEKTDETLKNMKIYHLKDRHPYNLSGGEKKKVSISCILSVEPDVILMDEPTSALDPKSRLEVMDLIRSFKDSGKTVVIVTHDLNLACLADRCYVLNKKVIFDGKVKDLFSLNLDELNLDVPDVSKLFLKLKEMGYDVDIPTTIDEAVDHLSKILPQKTKNK from the coding sequence ATGAAAGAGATCTATAAGGTTGTTGATGTATCCTACAAATATCCAAACGGATCAACTGCACTGGAAAACGTAAATTTAAACATATATAAAAATGAAATTGTGGCTATTTTAGGGCCAAATGGAGCAGGAAAAACCACTTTACTAAAAATCATGAATGGATTAGTGTTTCCAAGTAGTGGAGAGATTTACTTCGAAGGGAAAAAACTAACTGACGAGATATTAAGAAATAAAGAATTAATGAAAGAATTTAGAAGAAAAGTTGGATTTGTTTTTCAAAATCCTGATGTGATGTTATTCAACCCAACTGTCTGGGAAGAAGTTGCTTTCTCCCCTCTCCATCTCTACTCAAAAGAAAAAGCAATAGAAAAAACAGACGAAACACTAAAAAATATGAAGATCTATCATCTGAAAGATCGACATCCCTACAATCTAAGCGGAGGAGAGAAAAAGAAGGTGTCAATATCTTGTATCCTCTCAGTAGAGCCAGATGTTATTTTAATGGATGAGCCAACCTCTGCATTAGATCCAAAAAGCAGATTAGAGGTTATGGATCTAATAAGATCATTTAAAGATAGTGGAAAAACCGTTGTTATCGTAACCCATGACCTAAATTTGGCATGCTTAGCAGATCGTTGTTATGTATTAAATAAAAAAGTAATATTTGATGGAAAAGTTAAAGATCTTTTCTCTTTAAATTTAGATGAACTAAATTTAGATGTTCCAGATGTGTCTAAATTATTCTTAAAACTTAAAGAGATGGGCTATGATGTTGATATTCCTACAACCATAGATGAAGCAGTAGATCATCTCTCAAAGATTCTGCCCCAAAAAACAAAAAATAAATAA